A part of Daphnia pulex isolate KAP4 chromosome 6, ASM2113471v1 genomic DNA contains:
- the LOC124196528 gene encoding dedicator of cytokinesis protein 9-like isoform X3 produces MAERKFSRGLRKPGMAAQLRESVSQVVRETAVQSKPQRAEPIDYEAVLAKNRIIFNNDPHRELLLFPPEDVSQSKIARQCRTTKSTVPEEILQNEGSYFTQKCAQFYTCDWSTLSFKYRAYSGSCLDLPRLERLSLLTDPKHEVDVEGDADDEMFSPESPPTLEGYLLKGPEGASEKMFANIATKSFKRRFCKLRQDITGSYFLDICKEDKKQDAALSISLDECEDVVANKRKNKFGFQLRLVNQRSYVFAASSESELNNWLEKLCMAVHSSKQFCDDRRSLPDPELALKSTKVPSSYGTLRSLESSLNPQLTKYARETEMSISLARRENRNLLFNLSPIKPFPGASDSFMQTKVKPFEDNFGHRFFARCESINFRLQAPIDGDKGPLGQVEPYFITLALYDLKLNKKITEDFHSDVNHPLMKAVIQSIQANSDEPNKIFDIPGDWLAFPKQAVFSVRHIHSEVFLVIRIETILQGSVVTSAEPYVRPNSDIKTGLKVQKSARSYCSRLGRYRMPFAWAARPLFRSSGELDTTSEISTIYRQESHRNSDEDLIKTLNDFRRPEKLSRLTIIPGMIRVTVEHLKEAMPNMLTASLVPIKPFPLPPVQEPTIEIAEFPTVRVEDGFPYMSYVNHLYVYPRSLKYDTQKTFHRARNIACVIELRDSDAKDAQPLKSIYGQVGQLQMVSQWVCSVSHHITSPCWMDEIKINLPTSLNNKHHLLFTFLHISCDLSKQKKDRDNKEVLGPEVVVGYSWLPLMHKGRLRIEQQSLPVSAHLPPGYLSFEPLGLGRGYAGPEIRWVDGQKPIFQVHLELVSTVTARDQHLHNFFLHMAKLNETRSIASLFPTAAELDAHKPLEALHAVDVTEVVHHLPVVLNQLMWLMVRINSEELSVNVIKVLIHIVNQLHEFEKANILDAYLEYVFVTPTLTESANKATVHEEMVKTLCVLLRPSNTDFLVMHKFLRHANFFLKLITRSMAQHILESGRIKMQRQERFHMDYMRNVESLVETISPHIQIKYKDLPDETRHANLAIAEFVKKCLSLMDRGFAFRLVSIYLNTFRPDDPRALYELKFQFLQSVCFHEHYIPLNFPRAPNWAAMQKSMKELDMEFRLCDSFCRSHYLAGLILQEVSSALNEVADIRRIALRCLKDLLAKHELDDRYQNKGHQSRIASLYLPWIFIVLDNWNRLNVLSVESTGPSSSTASAIGFSSIASPSVKTGKSLSLPRNIRPPVLTPVNSWKRNPGTPLSQTSSPVRSDFNPNRNSSYLAIIAGQGVPCSSSQATLTNGGSVGSLGESDSSSTMSLDRSTVRESPESEKGVQGAPRESTDTEKTDKDKIKTHSRNASLVISNTPVIRYDKLQPDEVKEVLLCLMYVLRHADEGALIAWWHNASQHDLICFFHILELSLRQFKYMGRKRFGIMGDGNSSKSSTLPPRVPPPVFGSRPSTCYEPDGSSCSDGDSTYRSLLESNLTIEVGLIVLDAVGLFCLHFKEALLSEDGDNPLMRKVLDIYLSFLQIGQSESLSKHVFAALRAFINSFPLALYQGNAWLCGRLCCELLRCCASKLSLVRQEACAVLYLLMRSNFEFSGQKALTRVHLQVIISVSQLLGEIGGLNSTRFGESLNVINGFASSDKAMQSTVFPGEVRDLTKRAQTVLRATLQMRQQAQDPELLIDLQHSLANSYSATPELRKTWLETMAHHHTRLGNWSEVAQCRIHVAALITEYLYRRGLRQQGCETFSSLSPNIVQDESNLRLDTGIHDTQYDEAMLLEQLEECSRAVEKAERYEMQLEIYRLILPTYEKQRDYVALAECFSVLSQACSRANEVNRTGKRLLGTYYRVALYGKARFGDEAGTEYIYKEPKVTNLSEIAERLNRMYCAKFGTERVKLAMDSNPIEDKDMEPQMAYVQITHVVPYFEENDLTERVTEYERNHNINRFMYEIPFTTDGRVRGSPEDQCKKRIILTTQYSFPYIKKRLRVIQREFYDLSPIEVALDEMRLRVKDIAEAVRTVPTDLKKLQLRLQGSISVQVNAGPLAYASAFLVHNTQNYPDEQIQQLQELYRDFVHICGAALELNGKLILPDQREYHEALRTSFRDLVNSLGEIFDDPSLNRDWDGSISSNPFLKRNSVLVFSSGVNNSTDA; encoded by the exons ATGGCTGAACGGAAATTTAGTCGTGGCCTTAGAAAGCCAGGTATGGCAGCACAGCTCAGAGAATCAGTTTCTCAAGTTGTCAGAGAAACAGCTGTACAG AGCAAGCCCCAAAGGGCTGAACCTATTGACTATGAAGCTGTACTAGCTAAAAATAGAATCATTTTTAACAATGATCCTCACAGAGAGCTTCTATTGTTTCCACCTGAAGATGTATCT caAAGCAAAATAGCCAGACAATGCCGCACAACCAAGTCTACAGTTCCTGAAGAAATTCTTCAGAATGAAGGCAGCTATTTCACACAGAAGTGTGCGCAGTTCTACACGTGTGATTGGTCCACACTCTCATTCAAGTATAGGGCCTACAGTGGTAGCTGCCTTGATTTACCAAG GCTAGAGAGACTTAGTTTGCTTACTGATCCCAAGCATGAAGTCGACGTCGAGGGAGATGCAGATGATGAGATGTTTTCTCCTGAATCCCCACCTACTTTAGAAGGATATCTACTAAAGGGACCTGAAGGAGCTTCAGAGAAGATGTTTGCTAATATTGCAACTAAATCCTTTAAGCGGAGATTTTGCAAACTACGCCAAGATATTACTGGGTCATATTTTCTTGACATTTGTAAGGAAGATAAAAAACAGGATGCTGCGCTTTCCATAAGCCTTGATGAATGCGAGGATGTTGTAGC gaacaaaagaaagaacaaattcGGATTCCAGTTGCGTTTGGTCAATCAACGATCTTATGTATTTGCAGCTAGCTCTGAAAGTGAATTGAATAATTGGCTGGAGAAATTGTGCATGGCAGTGCATTCGAGCAAACAATTTTGTGACGACAGAAGAAGTCTGCCCGATCCTG AACTTGCATTGAAATCAACCAAAGTTCCGTCATCCTATGGCACTTTAAGATCACTTGAGTCATCTTTGAATCCACAGCTAACCAAGTATGCTCGTGAAACGGAGATGTCTATTAGTTTAGCAAGAAGGGAAAATCGCAACTTACTTTTTAATCTCAGTCCAATTAAACCg TTCCCTGGAGCAAGCGATAGTTTTATGCAAACTAAAGTAAAGCCTTTTGAAGATAATTTTGGTCACCGTTTCTTTGCACGATGCGAATCTATCAACTTCCGTCTGCAGGCTCCAATTGATGGCGATAAAGGACCGCTTGGTCAG GTTGAACCGTATTTTATAACCTTGGCATTGTACGACttgaaattaaataagaaaattacagAAGATTTCCACTCTGATGTAAATCATCCACTTATGAAAGCAGTTATACAATCAATACAGGCAAATTCCGACGAACCAAATAAGATTTTTGACATTCCAGGCGATTGGCTTGCTTTCCCTAAACAA GCCGTTTTCAGTGTAAGGCATATTCATAGCGAAGTGTTCTTAGTTATCCGAATAGAGACCATCCTGCAAGGATCTGTCGTGACTTCTGCTGAACCTTATGTGAGACCTAATTCGGATATCAAAACCGGATTAAAAGTACAAAAATCAGCCCGTTCCTACTGTAGTAG ATTAGGCCGATATCGAATGCCTTTTGCATGGGCTGCCCGTCCCTTGTTTCGTTCATCTGGTGAACTTGATACGACAAGCGAAATCTCCACTATTTATCGACAAGAGTCTCATCGTAATTCTGACGAAGATTTAATCAAAACCCTGAATGATTTTAGAAG ACCAGAAAAACTCAGCCGATTGACAATTATCCCAGGAATGATTCGAGTCACTGTTGAGCATCTTAAAGAAGCTATGCCAA ATATGTTGACTGCATCATTAGTGCCCATCAAACCATTTCCGTTGCCACCTGTTCAAGAACCTACGATTGAAATTGCTGAGTTTCCTACTGTCCGCGTGGAAGACGGTTTTCCATATATGAGCTACGTCAATCATCTATACGTTTATCCTCGTAGTCTGAAATATGATACCCAGAAAACTTTCCATCGCGCAAGAAATATTGCTTGTGTGATTGAACTACGAGACTCTGATGCAAAAGATGCTCAACCATTGAAG AGTATCTATGGTCAAGTGGGACAGTTGCAAATGGTGTCTCAGTGGGTGTGCTCAGTCTCTCATCACATCACGTCGCCGTGCTGGATGgacgaaatcaaaattaatttgcctACATCGTTGAACAACAAACATCATCTGCTctttacttttcttcacaTTTCCTGCGATTTGAGCAAGCAAAAGAAAGATCGTGACAATAAAGAAGTCCTTGGTCCAGAAGTAGTGGTTGGCTACAGTTGGCTGCCACTGATGCATAAAGGACGATTGCGAATAGAACAGCAGAGCCTTCCAGTATCAGCTCATCTCCCGCCTGGTTACCTATCGTTCGAACCCCTTGGATTAGGCAGAGGA TATGCCGGACCTGAAATTCGGTGGGTTGATGGTcaaaaacccatttttcaagttcatctTGAACTTGTGTCTACAGTAACGGCCCGAGATCAACATTTGCACAATTTCTTTCTCCATATGGCCAAGCTCAATGAAACTCGTTCAATTGCTTCTCTGTTCCCTACAGCAGCCGAGCTGGATGCTCACAAACCTCTAGAG GCTTTACATGCTGTTGATGTGACTGAAGTAGTCCATCACCTCCCAGTGGTTTTAAACCAACTAATGTGGCTCATGGTCCGTATTAACAGCGAGGAGTTGTCCGTCAATGTAATTAAAGTACTTATCCACATTGTCAACCAACTTCACGAATTCGAGAAAGCAAACATTTTGGATGCCTACTTGGAGTATGTGTTTGTTACACCAACTCTGACGGAATCGGCAAACAAAGCGACAGTTCACGAAGAGATG GTTAAAACGTTGTGCGTCCTTTTACGACCTTCGAACACCGACTTTTTGGTTATGCACAAGTTCCTTCGACACGCCAATTTCTTTCTCAAACTCATTACACGCAGTATGGCTCAGCATATCCTGGAAAGCGGGAGAATTAAA ATGCAGAGGCAAGAGCGATTTCATATGGATTACATGCGCAACGTAGAGAGTCTTGTGGAAACGATTTCACCTcatattcaaattaaatataaaGATTTGCCGGACGAAACTCGACATGCAAATCTAGCGATAGCTGAATTCGTCAAA AAATGTCTGTCTTTGATGGATCGAGGTTTTGCTTTCAGACTAGTCAGTATTTATTTGAACACTTTCCGACCAGACGACCCTCGAGCTTTGTATGAGCTTAAGTTTCAGTTCTTACAATCGGTTTGCTTCCATGAACATTACATCCCTTTAAACTTCCCACGCGCTCCAAACTGGGCGGCCATGCAAAAAAGCATGAAGGAATTGGACATGGAATTTCGGTTGTGCGACTCTTTCTGTCGAAGTCATTATCTAGCCGGATTGATTTTGCAAGAGGTCAGTTCTGCCTTAAATGAAGTGGCTGACATTCGCAGAATTGCGTTAAGATGCCTAAAGGATTTACTAGCAAAACATGAACTGGATGATCGTTATCAAAATAAA GGACATCAGAGCCGAATCGCATCACTTTATTTGCCTTGGATTTTCATTGTACTTGACAACTGGAACAGATTAAATGTTTTGTCTGTGGAATCCACGGGTCCGTCCAGTTCAACTGCTTCAGCTATTGGCTTTTCTAGTATTGCGAGTCCCTCTGTAAAAACTGGGAAATCATTATCTTTGCCAAGAAACATTCGACCACCTGTTTTGACACCAGTAAACTCGTGGAAACG AAATCCTGGAACTCCTTTGTCCCAGACTTCATCTCCAGTCCGATCTGACTTCAACCCTAATAGAAATTCTTCATATTTAGCCATAATTGCTGGTCAAG GGGTTCCATGTTCTAGCAGTCAGGCAACTTTGACTAACGGTGGCTCAGTAGGCAGTCTAGGAGAATCAGACAGCTCTTCCACAATGTCGTTGGATAGATCTACAGTTCGTGAATCacctgaaagtgaaaaagggGTTCAAGGAGCTCCTAGGGAGTCTACTGACACTGAAAAAACGgacaaagacaaaataaaaactcactCAAG aAATGCCAGCCTCGTAATTTCTAACACACCAGTTATACGTTACGACAAGTTACAACCGGACGAAGTAAAGGAAGTACTTTTGTGCCTGATGTACGTCCTGAGACACGCCGACGAGGGGGCATTAATTGCGTGGTGGCACAATGCCTCGCAGCATGACCTTATTTGCTTCTTCCATATATTAGAACTGAGTTTGAGACAGTTCAAATATATGGGAAGAAAGCGTTTTGGGATTATGGGTGACGGAAATTCATCTAAATCCTCAACTCTTCCGCCTCGCGTTCCTCCACCTGTGTTTGGATCCAGACCATCAACATGCTACGAACCCGACGGAA GTTCTTGTTCGGATGGCGACAGCACTTACCGATCTTTATTAGAATCAAATTTGACAATCGAGGTTGGCCTGATAGTTCTTGATGCAGTAGGTCTCTTCTGCCTTCATTTCAAGGAGGCGTTACTGAGTGAAGATGGGGATAACCCCTTAATGAGAAAAGTTTTAGACATCTACTTGTCGTTCCTTCAAATTGGTCAGTCTGAAAGTCTTTCGAAGCATGTGTTCGCAGCTCTGCGGGCGTTCATCAATAGTTTTCCTCTAGCACTTTACCAAG GTAATGCTTGGCTTTGCGGTCGCTTATGCTGTGAGCTGTTACGGTGTTGTGCTAGTAAATTGTCATTGGTGCGACAAGAAGCTTGCGCCGTCCTTTACTTGCTAATGCGTAGCAACTTCGAGTTCAGTGGGCAAAAAGCCTTAACAAGAGTTCACCTGCAGGTGATCATTTCTGTATCCCAGTTGCTTGGAGAAATTGGTGGTTTGAATAGCACTCGCTTTGGAGAGAGTCTCAATGTCATAAACGGATTCGCAAGCAGCGATAAAGCTATGCAATCTACTG TTTTCCCCGGGGAAGTTCGTGACTTGACAAAGAGGGCACAGACGGTACTTAGAGCAACTTTACAGATGCGCCAACAAGCCCAAGACCCCGAACTGCTTATTGATCTGCAGCATAGTCTTGCTAATTCATATTCTGCCACGCCTGAACTAAGAAAAACTTGGTTGGAAACAATGGCTCATCATCATACTCGCTTGGGGAATTGGTCCGAAGTTGCCCAGTGCCGAATTCATGTAGCAGCTCTCATAACCGAGTACCTGTACCGCAGAGGACTCCGACAACAGGGATGCGAAACCTTTAGTTCCTTGTCACCTAATATTGTTCAAGATGAGAGCAACCTTCGTTTAGACACAG GAATCCATGATACTCAGTATGACGAAGCCATGCTACTCGAACAGTTGGAAGAATGTAGCCGTGCGGTAGAAAAAGCTGAACGCTACGAAATGCAACTCGAAATTTACCGACTTATTCTACCAACTTATGAAAAACAGAGGGACTACGTTGCATTAGCTGAGTGTTTTAGTGTCCTTTCCCAGGCGTGTTCTCGAGCCAATGAAGTAAATCGAACTGGGAAACGGTTGCTTGGTACTTACTACCGAGTTGCACTGTATGGAAAG GCCCGATTCGGAGACGAAGCCGGTACCGAGTACATCTATAAAGAACCAAAAGTGACAAATTTGTCAGAAATCGCCGAACGTTTAAACAGGATGTATTGTGCAAAATTTGGCACGGAACGGGTGAAGTTAGCAATGGACTCGAACCCA ATTGAAGATAAAGATATGGAACCGCAGATGGCGTACGTTCAAATCACGCATGTCGTTCCGTATTTTGAGGAGAATGATTTGACTGAGCGTGTTACGGAGTATGAACGCAACCACAATATTAATCGCTTTATGTATGAAATTCCATTTACTACCGATGGGCGAGTCAGAGGATCTCCTGAAGACCAGTGCAAGAAACGAATTATTTTGACTA CTCAGTATAGCTTCCCTTACATTAAAAAACGATTGAGGGTTATCCAACGTGAATTTTACGATCTCTCACCGATCGAAGTTGCTTTGGATGAAATGCGCTTGCGCGTCAAGGACATTGCGGAGGCGGTACGGACAGTGCCTACAGACTTAAAGAAGTTGCAATTACGACTGCAG GGAAGCATCAGCGTCCAAGTTAATGCCGGACCACTAGCGTACGCGTCAGCGTTTCTGGTCCATAACACCCAAAATTACCCGGATGAACAAATCCAGCAATTACAGGAGCTTTATAG GGATTTTGTGCATATATGCGGGGCCGCCCTAGAATTAAATGGAAAGCTAATCTTACCAGATCAGCGTGAATATCACGAGGCTCTACGTACAAGCTTTCGAGATTTGGTTAATTCTCTAGGCGAGATTTTTGATGATCCGTCATTGAATAGAGACTGGGACGGTTCAATAAGTTCGAATCCTTTCCTTAAACGAAACTCTGTGTTGGTATTTTCAAGTGGTGTTAATAACTCTACCGATGCTTGA